TACCAGCAATACCAGCGCCGGCAGGAACAGCAGCAGGTAGACCTGCGTGGCATAACGGCTGCCATCGTTGTTGAAGAGCAAGCCCGTCAGCTGCACGAACAGACCTACCGCGATCAGCCCCAGCAGGACAACCCGCCACTGGCCACTGAATACCCTTGGATTGAAGCTCAAAGACCATCTCCAAACAATCAACAAGTATGGCCTGCCCCGCCTACACGGGGTCAGGCCGCTCTTTCGGCGAGCCTGGCGGCTCAATAGGCATTCGTGTCCCTGAAGCCCTTGAATACCGTCTGCACGATGATCTTCAGATCCAGACCCAGCGACCAGTTGTCGATATACCAGAGGTCGTGCTCGACGCGCTTTTGCATCTTTTCCAGCGTATCGGTTTCCCCCGATAGCCATTGACCTGCGCCCAGCCGGTGATACCGGGCTTGACCTTGTGCCGCTGCATGTAGGACTCGACCAGCTCCTTGTAGTATTCATTGTGCGCCAGGGCATGGGGTCTGGGACCGACAATCGACATGCGCCCCTGGAGCACATTGAAGAACTGCGGCAGCTCATCCAGGCTGGTGCGACGCAGGAATGCCCCGACCCGCGTGACACGCGAGTCGCCCTTGCGCGCCTGGGTCACCTGGCCACTCTCCTCCCGATGCACGACCATGGAGCGGAACTTGTAGACCTTGAAGCGCTTGCCATTGATGCCGGTCCGGTACTGCTTGAACAGCACGGGGCCAGGCGAGGTCAGCGCAACGGCCAGGGCTATGCCCAGGCACAACGGCAGGATCAACACGGAGATCAGCCCGCCCAGAACAAGATCCTCCAGCCGTTTGAGGAAGCGAGCGGGGCCGACCATGGGCGTGGAACTGAGGTCCAGCGCATAGAGCCCGGCGATGTTGCTGATCTTGTGGCTGAACAAGGGCACGTCATCCCACTCGGGGAAGAAGCGCACCGCCACGGTCTGGTGACGCAGTGCATAGAGAGCAGACTTGATTGCCTCACCCTCGCTCAGGGGCAGGCAAAGCCAGACCTCATGGACACCGAGTTCGACGACTCGCTCTTCCAGGGCCTGCAAGTCATCCTCGCCGTTCGACAGGGTCATTCTGCCGGCGATATGGAAGCCGAACTCGCTCAGCGCACGGCCATTATGCAACTGATGGGCGGGCTTCCCGCCAGCATCGACGATCAGAACCATCTTCAGATTGCGCCCGAGAGAGCGCAGCTGCCGCAGCACAAGGAACGCCAC
This DNA window, taken from Pseudomonas alcaligenes, encodes the following:
- a CDS encoding undecaprenyl-phosphate glucose phosphotransferase, translated to MPFESRYQPTFAERYPVPMLAAVLDFLLVVAAVYLAHWLRFGTLQLNPLYMPATLVIALVVMLSFWSCSVYGSWRGLSLTRQLGNVFMGWVVAVGVLLTLSVMLKVSESYSRQWFGYVLIIGGSLCVAKRLVAFLVLRQLRSLGRNLKMVLIVDAGGKPAHQLHNGRALSEFGFHIAGRMTLSNGEDDLQALEERVVELGVHEVWLCLPLSEGEAIKSALYALRHQTVAVRFFPEWDDVPLFSHKISNIAGLYALDLSSTPMVGPARFLKRLEDLVLGGLISVLILPLCLGIALAVALTSPGPVLFKQYRTGINGKRFKVYKFRSMVVHREESGQVTQARKGDSRVTRVGAFLRRTSLDELPQFFNVLQGRMSIVGPRPHALAHNEYYKELVESYMQRHKVKPGITGWAQVNGYRGKPIRWKRCKSASSTTSGISTTGRWVWI